A genomic region of Exiguobacterium oxidotolerans JCM 12280 contains the following coding sequences:
- a CDS encoding metal ABC transporter permease, producing MIEAFMTLKFLQYALVAAVLIGFTAPLIGSFVVVRRMSLIADALSHVTLAGIALSLLISGMVASLSGLNPLYLGIVTAVIAALTIDWLRAKYKHFQELAIPIIMATGMGLGAIFISLANGFSMDLVSFLFGTVSAVTLTDVYTILIVTGIVILFVIAFYKELLFLSFDEEQARVSGIRLRLVHILFMIVVALVIAISMRVVGILLVSSLITLPVAAALRFAKSFKTTILFAIIFGEVATVAGLILAYQFDLAPGGMIVMLAVAELIIVMLVERFWIGGKTHAETDRTSA from the coding sequence GTGATTGAAGCCTTTATGACATTAAAATTTTTACAGTACGCACTCGTCGCAGCAGTGTTGATTGGGTTTACGGCCCCATTGATTGGGTCGTTCGTCGTCGTACGCCGGATGAGTCTCATCGCCGATGCCTTGTCTCACGTCACACTTGCTGGAATTGCACTCAGTCTGTTGATTTCAGGGATGGTCGCAAGTTTATCCGGTTTGAATCCTCTTTACTTAGGGATTGTGACCGCCGTCATCGCGGCGTTGACGATTGACTGGTTGCGCGCGAAATATAAACATTTTCAAGAACTTGCGATTCCGATCATTATGGCGACCGGGATGGGACTTGGGGCAATTTTTATCAGCTTGGCGAATGGGTTTTCAATGGACTTAGTGTCCTTTTTGTTCGGAACGGTCTCGGCTGTCACATTGACGGATGTCTACACCATTTTAATCGTGACGGGAATCGTTATCTTGTTCGTCATCGCTTTTTATAAGGAATTACTTTTTTTATCCTTTGATGAAGAACAGGCACGTGTCTCGGGTATTCGTTTACGTCTTGTGCATATTTTATTTATGATTGTCGTAGCGCTCGTCATTGCAATCAGTATGCGCGTCGTCGGCATTTTACTCGTCTCTAGTTTAATCACATTACCCGTCGCAGCGGCGCTTCGTTTTGCAAAAAGTTTCAAGACGACCATTTTGTTTGCAATCATCTTTGGTGAAGTCGCGACGGTCGCCGGGTTGATTCTTGCCTATCAATTCGATTTAGCACCTGGCGGAATGATTGTCATGCTTGCTGTTGCTGAACTCATCATCGTGATGTTAGTGGAACGGTTTTGGATTGGAGGAAAAACGCATGCAGAAACAGATCGAACAAGCGCGTGA
- a CDS encoding Fur family transcriptional regulator translates to MQKQIEQAREQMKASGFKATPKRLDLLAYLFEANRYVSAREIAEELRTSHPSLSYDTIYRNLNDFAEINILETTELDGEMKYRAACQSGQHHHHLICRACGKTQTLNVCPMELMSPIKASGFEVEDHKFEIYGRCADCQSV, encoded by the coding sequence ATGCAGAAACAGATCGAACAAGCGCGTGAACAAATGAAAGCTTCCGGATTTAAAGCAACGCCGAAGCGGCTTGATTTACTGGCGTATCTCTTTGAAGCGAACCGGTATGTCAGTGCTCGAGAAATCGCGGAAGAATTACGGACCTCTCATCCATCGTTAAGTTACGATACGATTTACCGTAACTTAAACGACTTTGCGGAAATCAATATTTTAGAGACGACGGAACTCGATGGTGAAATGAAATATCGTGCTGCTTGTCAGTCAGGCCAACATCATCATCATTTAATCTGTCGTGCTTGTGGAAAGACGCAAACGCTGAACGTGTGCCCGATGGAATTAATGTCACCAATCAAAGCGTCTGGTTTTGAGGTCGAAGATCATAAGTTTGAAATCTATGGTCGGTGTGCCGATTGCCAATCTGTCTGA
- a CDS encoding bifunctional ADP-dependent NAD(P)H-hydrate dehydratase/NAD(P)H-hydrate epimerase gives MIYDANEARQIDEWARTSGLPVEVLMERAGQHVAAEMKQRHTKTDRILIICGTGNNGGDGYVIARELIRDSYDVTVQAPLGPTKTETARLHETYAEKFGVVAEPPCGQYDVIIDALFGTGFDPKRINEVTEKTFDMVKDQRRQGAIVYAIDVPSGVPSDAASDFSFEAVQATRTFCLHAYKRSAFLLKTSPFYGKLELVDIGLPNVAEWELFEEPIDRLFERQHDGHKGTYGTALLIGGSETMPGSIQLATRAALRTGVGKLQVATVDSAKIGLLINAPEAMVLNQTTETIQAMLDQVTAVGIGPGLTSDKIADWIELAFTKDIPVVLDAAALIREDYPERRAPIVVTPHIGEFSRMTNKAVADIQDDLFEAASDYAVLHQVTVVLKSHVILVAKPDGGGYVISGASSGLAKGGSGDTLFGLITSLLAQRDYHDQGTVEHLIAMGVAWYARASKRIEQRIHPSSIIATDLIDELARRI, from the coding sequence ATGATTTATGATGCAAATGAAGCAAGGCAAATTGATGAATGGGCACGGACATCGGGGTTGCCGGTCGAAGTGCTGATGGAACGGGCCGGGCAACATGTCGCGGCCGAGATGAAGCAACGGCATACCAAGACGGACCGAATTTTAATCATTTGTGGAACAGGTAATAATGGAGGGGATGGATACGTCATCGCCCGTGAGTTGATACGAGACAGCTATGACGTGACGGTCCAAGCTCCGCTTGGTCCAACCAAGACGGAGACGGCACGGCTCCATGAAACGTATGCTGAAAAATTTGGTGTCGTCGCAGAGCCACCTTGTGGACAATATGATGTGATTATCGATGCGCTCTTCGGGACAGGGTTTGATCCGAAACGAATCAATGAGGTGACGGAAAAAACTTTTGATATGGTGAAAGACCAACGCAGGCAAGGAGCAATCGTTTATGCGATTGATGTGCCGAGCGGAGTACCGTCAGATGCTGCGTCCGATTTTTCTTTTGAGGCGGTTCAAGCGACGCGGACGTTTTGCCTCCACGCCTATAAACGGTCCGCCTTCTTACTGAAGACGTCTCCGTTTTATGGAAAACTCGAGCTCGTCGATATCGGATTACCGAACGTAGCGGAATGGGAACTGTTCGAGGAACCGATCGATCGTTTGTTTGAACGGCAACACGATGGACATAAAGGGACCTATGGCACGGCACTGTTGATTGGCGGAAGCGAGACGATGCCGGGATCGATTCAACTCGCGACACGGGCGGCTTTACGAACCGGTGTCGGAAAGTTACAGGTCGCAACAGTCGATTCAGCTAAAATCGGATTATTAATCAACGCGCCGGAAGCGATGGTACTAAATCAGACGACGGAAACGATTCAAGCGATGCTTGATCAAGTGACCGCTGTCGGAATCGGACCGGGACTGACTTCGGATAAAATAGCGGACTGGATTGAACTGGCTTTTACTAAAGATATTCCCGTTGTCCTCGATGCGGCGGCACTGATTCGCGAAGATTATCCAGAACGACGAGCCCCGATTGTTGTAACGCCACATATCGGTGAGTTCTCACGAATGACGAACAAGGCAGTCGCAGACATTCAAGATGATTTATTTGAAGCGGCATCGGATTATGCGGTGCTTCATCAAGTGACGGTTGTGTTGAAGTCGCATGTCATCTTGGTCGCTAAACCGGACGGGGGAGGATACGTCATTTCCGGAGCATCAAGTGGACTTGCAAAAGGTGGTAGTGGCGATACACTATTTGGTTTGATCACCAGTCTGCTCGCCCAACGTGACTACCACGATCAAGGAACGGTTGAACATTTAATCGCGATGGGAGTCGCTTGGTATGCACGGGCTTCTAAACGGATTGAACAACGTATTCATCCAAGCAGTATCATTGCGACGGATTTGATTGATGAATTGGCACGACGAATCTAA
- a CDS encoding GntR family transcriptional regulator, with protein MPMQFDQRSPVYLQVIRWFKERIATEELERGQEIPSRREIAAQLGINPNTAQKAYKEMEEQHLITTERNVPSKITTDPEIVSKVRTELLNEAVEQFVHSIQAIQVPLDEVVMKIEHLYETKERGKIDA; from the coding sequence ATGCCGATGCAATTTGATCAACGGAGTCCTGTCTACCTACAGGTCATCCGATGGTTCAAAGAACGAATCGCGACGGAAGAATTGGAACGTGGCCAGGAAATTCCTTCACGACGCGAAATCGCTGCTCAACTAGGAATCAATCCGAACACCGCCCAAAAAGCATACAAGGAAATGGAGGAACAACACTTGATTACGACTGAACGAAATGTCCCGAGTAAAATTACGACGGATCCGGAAATCGTCTCGAAGGTCCGGACGGAATTGTTAAATGAAGCTGTCGAACAGTTTGTGCATTCAATCCAAGCGATTCAAGTCCCGCTTGATGAAGTCGTCATGAAAATCGAACATCTATACGAAACGAAAGAACGGGGGAAAATCGATGCTTGA
- a CDS encoding ABC transporter ATP-binding protein: MLEVHGLKKRFGRKRPVLNGVSFSVKPDTLTCLIGLNGEGKSTILKGIVGLIPMDAGSIIVDGTTSREKIAFVPDVQTMPSYMTIGDALTYMNDYYSDWNEQTADELMATFKLLSTDKINELSKGNQAKVNLLLGFALDRPYLLLDEPFAGIDLFTKEQIAWIFSSHYMEGRGILMTTHEIVEVEHLIDRVIFLQDGQIIDEHDTEEMREIHRKSVQDRMREVYQR; this comes from the coding sequence ATGCTTGAGGTACATGGTCTAAAAAAACGCTTTGGACGAAAACGTCCCGTCTTGAACGGTGTATCGTTTTCTGTCAAACCGGATACGTTAACGTGTTTAATCGGTTTAAACGGGGAAGGGAAATCGACGATTCTTAAAGGCATCGTCGGTCTGATTCCGATGGACGCGGGCAGTATCATCGTCGACGGGACAACGTCGCGCGAAAAAATCGCTTTTGTGCCGGATGTCCAGACGATGCCGAGTTATATGACGATCGGCGATGCGCTTACATACATGAACGATTATTATTCGGACTGGAACGAGCAGACGGCAGACGAATTGATGGCGACATTCAAACTGTTATCGACGGATAAAATTAATGAGCTCTCAAAAGGAAATCAGGCAAAAGTCAATTTACTACTCGGTTTCGCCTTAGATCGACCGTATCTGTTACTGGACGAACCGTTTGCCGGGATTGATTTGTTTACGAAAGAACAGATTGCCTGGATTTTTTCGAGTCATTATATGGAAGGGCGCGGCATCTTGATGACGACGCATGAAATCGTCGAAGTCGAGCATTTGATTGACCGTGTGATTTTTTTGCAGGACGGACAAATCATTGACGAACACGATACGGAAGAAATGCGGGAAATTCACCGAAAATCCGTCCAAGACCGGATGCGGGAGGTGTATCAGCGATGA
- a CDS encoding ABC transporter permease gives MKKYLMLTNEEIKRSSKLYLIVVGALIVLELLSVVVKTMLYERSIETFMRMNQASELEAVNSYGTFSFAAATSIFDYIMMIGVAYIVVLALQIWYREWIGESKHIYRLLLLPGSRVSIYFAKLTTVLLVTVSLIGLQWLTVIASYGLFDWLLPKDHKFPTGLISDGGLLQIFYSMNIEDVFILLVMSCVVINLLFFIVLIERSFRKSRAMIQLIAEAMILILPFGLVMYITEGPLSGLLLRVEYVTLYLVLLSIGFFYIGFRSIRLVQNKLSV, from the coding sequence ATGAAAAAGTATTTGATGTTAACGAATGAAGAAATCAAACGGAGCAGTAAATTGTATTTAATCGTGGTCGGTGCATTAATCGTGCTCGAACTACTGTCAGTCGTCGTCAAGACGATGTTATACGAACGAAGCATCGAGACGTTCATGCGGATGAACCAAGCCTCCGAACTCGAGGCGGTCAATTCATACGGAACATTTTCTTTTGCGGCAGCGACCTCGATTTTTGATTACATCATGATGATTGGTGTCGCGTATATCGTCGTACTTGCCTTACAAATCTGGTACCGCGAATGGATTGGGGAGTCGAAGCATATCTATCGACTCTTACTTTTACCCGGTAGCCGTGTCTCGATTTATTTTGCGAAACTGACGACCGTCCTGCTCGTGACGGTGAGTTTGATCGGCTTGCAGTGGCTGACGGTTATCGCAAGTTATGGTCTATTTGACTGGTTGTTACCAAAAGACCATAAATTCCCGACCGGTTTGATTTCGGATGGAGGATTGCTCCAAATATTTTATTCGATGAATATCGAGGATGTCTTCATCTTATTGGTGATGTCTTGCGTCGTCATCAATCTGTTGTTTTTCATCGTCCTGATTGAGCGGTCGTTCCGAAAATCACGGGCGATGATCCAGCTGATAGCCGAAGCAATGATTTTAATCCTGCCATTCGGACTCGTGATGTATATCACAGAAGGTCCACTGTCCGGTTTATTGTTAAGAGTAGAATACGTGACGTTGTATCTTGTCTTATTATCGATCGGCTTCTTCTATATCGGCTTTAGAAGCATTCGCTTAGTCCAAAACAAACTATCCGTTTAA
- a CDS encoding GGDEF domain-containing phosphodiesterase, protein MPLSTTNDTTVAQQHWMGNFALFMMIAGALIFLGTTDDVLQNAYLNRSMIVTLLLVIGITTFIISRSHIASKYQSHLLSIMLLIVPIISINLLPYAAVTAWASCFLFLMIALISYNRIVMWYTIVVVLATNLFIMFNTTTTMVEIDSSDHVARLGMVTIGICIALIINHLHIRNLSQLHSLANQLDEAAKRDPQTELLNLRGLEDFFDDANRQDLLLVGIHLENYYELARYFGEDIQARVLFECIERLQSLLPPYLALVRIEGGTIGVVMEKPEGVSCHDEMELLSQKMSAPYQIDLHQIYVNLYIVIDDGDTLQKSWMKRVQQVNSALQESVQNDKKVMCIDQTWRCEQTLRVEAARALSLAEVNRDFYLVYQLQYDSNQQTFVGLEALVRWKTELSKANQPSVFIPIAEKSDLIIRLGEWIFEEGCKTRKRLIGLVPENFTVSVNVSPRQLTNESFMPFIERMLLKYSLKPQQIKIEITESRSLDFESQPILRALRRIKTLDFPVSLDDFGTGHASYHVLERLLPLRQLKIPKQFIEQIEESAKRQSILESIFQLTRSMNVECIVEGVETGEEVRIAKDIGIHLFQGYFFAKPVSLTDIILLLESKNKEAME, encoded by the coding sequence ATGCCGCTTAGCACGACAAATGATACCACTGTCGCACAACAACACTGGATGGGAAACTTTGCGTTGTTCATGATGATAGCAGGGGCATTGATTTTTTTAGGGACGACGGATGACGTATTACAAAATGCGTATCTTAATCGCTCAATGATCGTCACATTGCTTTTAGTGATCGGGATAACGACGTTCATCATTAGTCGAAGTCATATCGCGTCAAAATATCAATCGCATCTCCTCTCCATCATGTTACTGATTGTGCCAATCATCTCGATTAATTTGCTACCATATGCTGCCGTCACAGCTTGGGCAAGTTGTTTTTTATTTTTAATGATTGCCTTGATCTCGTACAATCGGATTGTGATGTGGTATACGATTGTCGTCGTACTAGCGACGAATCTGTTTATCATGTTCAATACAACGACGACTATGGTGGAAATCGACTCTTCAGATCATGTCGCACGTCTCGGGATGGTTACGATTGGAATTTGTATTGCGCTGATCATCAATCATTTACACATACGAAATTTAAGTCAATTGCACTCGCTTGCTAATCAACTTGATGAGGCCGCAAAACGTGATCCGCAAACAGAATTACTGAATTTGCGTGGATTAGAAGATTTTTTTGATGATGCTAACCGCCAAGATTTACTGCTCGTCGGTATTCACCTTGAGAATTATTATGAATTGGCACGCTATTTTGGAGAAGACATACAAGCTCGTGTCTTGTTTGAATGCATCGAACGACTCCAGTCTTTACTTCCACCGTACTTAGCACTTGTGCGGATTGAAGGTGGGACGATTGGTGTCGTCATGGAAAAACCTGAAGGTGTTTCCTGTCATGATGAGATGGAGCTCCTTAGTCAAAAAATGTCTGCGCCCTATCAGATAGACCTCCATCAAATTTACGTCAATCTGTATATCGTGATTGATGACGGCGATACGTTGCAAAAAAGTTGGATGAAACGAGTCCAACAAGTTAATTCTGCGCTACAAGAATCCGTTCAAAATGATAAAAAAGTCATGTGCATCGATCAAACATGGCGCTGTGAACAAACATTACGTGTCGAAGCTGCGCGTGCCTTATCACTTGCTGAAGTCAATCGAGATTTTTATTTAGTCTATCAGCTACAGTACGATTCGAATCAACAGACCTTTGTTGGACTTGAAGCACTCGTTCGTTGGAAAACGGAGTTGTCTAAAGCGAATCAACCATCCGTCTTCATCCCGATTGCTGAAAAAAGTGACTTAATCATTCGTCTAGGCGAATGGATTTTTGAAGAAGGCTGTAAGACAAGAAAACGATTGATTGGTCTTGTGCCAGAGAATTTTACGGTGTCAGTGAATGTGTCACCACGCCAATTGACGAACGAATCGTTCATGCCCTTTATTGAACGGATGTTACTTAAGTATTCGCTTAAACCGCAACAAATCAAAATCGAGATTACGGAAAGTCGGTCGCTCGATTTTGAGAGCCAGCCGATTCTTCGGGCATTACGGCGGATAAAAACACTTGATTTTCCAGTGTCGTTAGATGACTTTGGAACAGGTCATGCTTCTTACCATGTCTTGGAACGGTTGTTACCTTTACGCCAATTAAAAATACCGAAACAGTTCATTGAGCAAATTGAAGAATCAGCAAAACGCCAGTCCATCCTTGAATCGATTTTCCAATTGACACGTTCGATGAATGTCGAGTGTATCGTCGAAGGGGTAGAGACAGGAGAAGAAGTTCGAATTGCAAAAGATATTGGCATTCATCTTTTTCAAGGTTACTTTTTTGCAAAACCAGTCTCGCTAACAGATATCATTCTTTTATTAGAAAGCAAAAATAAGGAAGCGATGGAATAA
- a CDS encoding diguanylate cyclase, with protein MLSTLNIFFTNICIIFLILSVTFYLMRNRLPIQYDSKRSTRLYFGLANGLTGILLMHNSISINGSLIDLRLLPLALSALYGGPVSIVTTGIILLLYRVLISGGESVSALQNSLVMLTGFTVLIILCAQLIKHKGRLFTVIVTIGSTLVLLRMLLGPSHPHAWQTIFLPYFSITIGASILFYHLSHMLQGHFVLYAYQSYLASTDELTRLANRHVIMEKVQALVEAKAPWGVIIFDLDHFKAVNDQYGHAVGDAVLRHFSVLLTQECPDSITVGRYGGEEFIVVIPNTFTVSPTRLARQLVQSVTDTPFVMQDHALTITVSAGVAYAKNQAAGIVFKQADTALYAAKENGRNQFMLYDK; from the coding sequence ATGTTATCGACGTTGAATATTTTTTTCACGAACATATGCATTATATTTTTAATACTATCTGTCACATTTTATTTGATGCGAAATCGACTCCCGATCCAGTATGACTCCAAGCGTTCAACGCGCTTGTATTTTGGTTTAGCAAATGGTTTAACCGGCATTTTACTGATGCATAACTCCATCTCAATCAATGGATCATTGATTGATTTACGACTGCTGCCGCTCGCTCTATCCGCTCTATACGGGGGGCCAGTCAGCATTGTGACGACAGGAATTATTTTACTGCTGTATCGTGTCCTCATCAGTGGGGGTGAATCCGTTAGTGCCTTACAAAATTCTCTAGTGATGCTGACCGGATTTACCGTGCTTATCATCCTCTGTGCTCAACTCATCAAACATAAAGGGCGACTCTTCACTGTAATTGTAACGATAGGCTCTACCTTGGTTCTCTTACGCATGTTGCTCGGTCCTTCACATCCTCATGCATGGCAGACGATTTTTTTGCCTTATTTCTCAATCACAATTGGCGCCTCGATTCTTTTTTATCATCTTTCACATATGTTACAAGGACACTTCGTTCTCTACGCGTACCAGTCCTATCTGGCTTCGACCGATGAACTGACGCGCCTCGCGAACCGTCACGTTATCATGGAAAAAGTACAGGCTCTTGTAGAAGCGAAGGCACCTTGGGGTGTGATCATCTTCGACCTTGACCACTTTAAGGCAGTCAATGATCAATATGGTCATGCTGTCGGAGATGCTGTATTACGCCATTTCTCCGTTTTACTCACACAGGAGTGCCCGGATAGTATCACGGTCGGCCGCTACGGTGGCGAAGAGTTTATCGTCGTCATTCCGAATACATTTACGGTTTCACCGACGCGACTCGCAAGACAACTCGTTCAATCCGTCACCGATACACCGTTCGTCATGCAAGACCACGCCTTGACGATTACTGTTTCCGCCGGTGTCGCCTACGCGAAAAACCAGGCAGCCGGAATCGTTTTTAAACAAGCGGACACCGCACTCTACGCTGCAAAAGAAAACGGCCGTAACCAGTTCATGTTATACGATAAATAA
- a CDS encoding 5' nucleotidase, NT5C type, translating to MIQLKIGIDIDGTITHPSSCFNYMNKYLGTSIDFEMASEYELHTYTDMGQIEFWEFMVKSGHELGIYRESTPQAFVQKHLWELRQHFDLHYVTARSEIVRPVTEEWIARHELPLDSLIMTGSHDKVQVVRDLSLDLFMEDRLENALQIAEDTSIPVILFDAPYNRKALPENIIRVSSWDEAVQTIYKFAPIR from the coding sequence GTGATCCAATTGAAAATCGGCATCGATATCGATGGGACGATTACGCACCCGTCTTCATGTTTTAACTATATGAACAAGTATTTAGGAACTTCGATTGACTTCGAAATGGCATCCGAATATGAATTGCATACGTATACGGATATGGGACAAATCGAGTTTTGGGAATTCATGGTCAAGTCTGGTCATGAGCTCGGTATTTATCGAGAATCTACGCCTCAGGCATTTGTCCAAAAACATTTATGGGAATTACGTCAACATTTTGATTTGCACTACGTAACGGCACGCTCAGAAATCGTTCGACCGGTTACGGAAGAATGGATTGCGCGCCATGAGTTACCACTCGACTCGCTCATCATGACCGGGTCGCATGACAAGGTTCAAGTTGTACGTGATCTATCACTCGATTTATTCATGGAGGATCGATTAGAGAATGCGTTACAAATTGCGGAAGATACGTCAATTCCAGTTATTTTGTTCGATGCTCCTTACAATCGAAAAGCACTTCCAGAGAACATCATTCGTGTTTCTTCTTGGGATGAAGCCGTTCAAACGATTTATAAATTCGCTCCAATCCGTTAA